The following nucleotide sequence is from Aminobacterium mobile DSM 12262.
ATTTACGAAACCAGAAATTACTCCTGCTAGAAATAAAAGACATCCGCCCAATAAACTCATCTTTTTTATGCTCCGATTGTAATACGAGATTTATAGTTAAAAATAATTCCAACTTCATGATACAATCAAAAAGAAACTATTTCCCACCGGGAGGTGAAGAAATGAAGTATGCAGCCACTGACGAAATGATCGTTATAAGACTCACAGATGGCGAAGAACTCCATGGATCCATCAGTTATGTCTGCAAAGAACGTGATGTAGATTCGGCAGTAATTGTATCAGCAGCAGGCATGGTGGGAAGCGTTACTTTCGGCTGGTTCAACGGACGAGAGTACGAGACAGCTTCCTATAACGAAGTACTGGAACTCTCGGCCTTAGGGGGGAATATCAGTTACAAAAAAGAAGGCATTTACCCCCACATTCACGCTGTTCTTAGCCGCCCAGATCACACATGCCTTGCTGGGCACATCCTTCGGGCAATTACGTACCACAATTTGGAGATATGCCTCGTTCCCTTAAAAACTATTTATCTAAACAGAGAGTTCGATGAATGGTTTGAGGCACTCGCCCCTGAAAAAAGACTATAGCTTCAGCCAAACATGCAATATGCAATGTTAAAGGGAAGTACTGCTACTTTTTTATGTCAGCCTTTTCTCCTGCTGCAATTGCCATAAGTTCCTCTGGGGAAATAGGAAAAAAGGCGTGATCAGTTCCAGCTGCAGCCCAAACTAAATCGTACTGAAAAAGATCCTCGTCAAGAAAGGCGGGGATCTTTTCTACATATCCTATCGGCGGAACCCCTCCTATTCTATATCCAGAGTAAGTATAAACAAAGTCGGGAGAAGCCATTTTAACTTTTCGAACACAAAGCCTTTGCTTTATTTTCTTCAAATCCACTTTGTTAGGGCCAGACATGAGAGCTAAAACAGGTTCTTCATCAGCTAATAAGACCAAAGTCTTCAAAATATGCTCTGCAGGAGCTCCAACTGCCTTTGCCGCGTCTTCAACGGTAAAAATCGTCTCATGACTTATTTTTATTTCTCCCTTATAGCCATGATTATCCAAAAAAGATTTAACCCTGTCTATAGGATCAAAGTCCGCTCCAGTAGACACCTGCTACACCTCCTGATTTTATTTATTCTCTGCCTTTTTCCGTAAAAAAGAGAGCAACAGTTCCATTGCTCGAGTAGAGATGGTGCCATAGGTAATATAAAAAGAGCGCATTAATGCTGGGGAAAAAGGAATTGGGACCAAACGAGGATTTTTTTCCACAGCTATTTTCGATACAATCCCTCCCGCAGCTCCCGCTTCTATAGCGTTCAACACAGCGGAAACATGACCGAAACAAAGTCCAACCTCTTTTTCATCACCACCGCTGTATTCCTTGTAAGCATCTTCCCAGATTCGTCTTGTAGCTGACCCTTCTACACGCCCTACCAGGTCCAGTTCATCAAGATCTTTCATTGTGACAGTTTTTCTCCCAGCTAGGGGATGGGTTGGAGATACCACCAACACAAGTTCGTCATTACATAATGGGCACGATTCAAAACCAGAAGAACTGCGGCTAAATCCAGTTACCGCAATATCTGTTTCTTTAGTTACCAACTTTTCTATTGCTTCTCGAGAATCAGATATAAAAACCTCAATATCAATAGCGGGATATTTCTCATGAAATTCCACTAAAAGTGGCGGCAATACAAAGTCTCCCGGAATAGAACTTGCGCTAATCGTTACTGTACCTGCCACTTCGGAAGAAGCATCTGACATTTCTCTTTTGATGTCACCTAGAGAAGAGACTGTTTTTTTAGCAAAAGCATATAAAATCTCGCCCTCCACTGTAAGTTTGGAACACTTCTGTCCCCTAACAAAAATTTTGATGCCAAGTTCCTTTTCAAGTCTAGCGATATGCTTACTTACGGCTGGTTGGGATATTCCAAGAGAAGCTGCTGCCCCTGAAATACTTCCTTTTTCAAGAATCTCTACAAGGCTTTCAAGCTGTCTAAAATCCACGTCTCCAATCTCCTTTCTCATGTATCTAGCCGTAGCTATAAGATGCACTCTTTCTTTTTAGCTTTCCTGTAGTATCATTCAGCAGGTAAATTCAGTCAAGTAAGGGAATCGTCCAACATTTTCCACTACTTGTAATCACGGTTTTTATTATATATATTATACGACTACAATACCGATTGGAGGTTTTTACTCTATGAGTTTAGGAACGCGTATTAAAACTTTAAGAAAGGCCGCACATCTAACACAACAGGCCCTCGCCGATAAAACTGAC
It contains:
- a CDS encoding PPC domain-containing DNA-binding protein — protein: MKYAATDEMIVIRLTDGEELHGSISYVCKERDVDSAVIVSAAGMVGSVTFGWFNGREYETASYNEVLELSALGGNISYKKEGIYPHIHAVLSRPDHTCLAGHILRAITYHNLEICLVPLKTIYLNREFDEWFEALAPEKRL
- a CDS encoding YbaK/EbsC family protein, encoding MSTGADFDPIDRVKSFLDNHGYKGEIKISHETIFTVEDAAKAVGAPAEHILKTLVLLADEEPVLALMSGPNKVDLKKIKQRLCVRKVKMASPDFVYTYSGYRIGGVPPIGYVEKIPAFLDEDLFQYDLVWAAAGTDHAFFPISPEELMAIAAGEKADIKK
- a CDS encoding LysR family transcriptional regulator; translation: MDFRQLESLVEILEKGSISGAAASLGISQPAVSKHIARLEKELGIKIFVRGQKCSKLTVEGEILYAFAKKTVSSLGDIKREMSDASSEVAGTVTISASSIPGDFVLPPLLVEFHEKYPAIDIEVFISDSREAIEKLVTKETDIAVTGFSRSSSGFESCPLCNDELVLVVSPTHPLAGRKTVTMKDLDELDLVGRVEGSATRRIWEDAYKEYSGGDEKEVGLCFGHVSAVLNAIEAGAAGGIVSKIAVEKNPRLVPIPFSPALMRSFYITYGTISTRAMELLLSFLRKKAENK